In Bacteroidota bacterium, the sequence AACTTCTCCTCGCCCAGCATGCGCAGGATGGTGTCTACGTGCCTTTCGCGCCCTTTGAAGAAGATGGATTCATCTTCGTTGAACGGGCGCAGGCCGGTGTAGGGGCAAAAACTGGTTTCGGTAATGCGGCCGGTTTCGGCCACCCGGGCGTGCACGGTGGTAATGGCCGACAGCAGGTTGCGCTTCTTAACCACCTCCAGCAATATCTGCGGTGCACGAAAGCGCAAGAAGCGGTTTCGGCGCGGCTCATCTTCGCCAATCAGAAGGAAGGGATTGTTTGACGAGGCACCGCCTACCACCTTCCACATCTGTTTCACAAAGCTGATGGCCCAGTCTGAAGACTCTTTGAAGTAGATGACTGTAAGGCGTGAACGGATGATCCGGCCCTGGGCTTCTTCCTTGTAATCCACCTCCGACTCTGGCACCACCGTTAGCGTAGTAACCCGCAGGCTCTCGCTCAGCTTCTCTATCGTCTCGTAGCAGTCTGCCGCATCCTGTATGTTGCTGATGAAGGCGAGGTCGTACTCTTTTTTGATGACCTCCTTCTGGCCGATGCGCTCCAGAAAGCCCTTGAGGTCCTGAATGAAATCGGAGGCAGAATTGACATTGGAGAACATCATGTCCTCCGTCAGGTGGTTCTGGATAAAGTTGACCAGCTCCTGCTGCTCGCCTAGCAGCAGCAGCCCCTCCAGGGGCAGCTGCCAGAAAAACACCTTGAAGCTGCCGCCCGTCATGCGAGACTGGCCGATGGCTACCTCGTACTGGTATCGGGTGTGGCTTACGCTAGAGTCTGCATGCAGGGTACGGCCATACTCGCCGCCTAGCATGATGACGGCAAAGTCGGCCCGGCGCACATAGGCCTCCGTCTTGTCGCGCAGCTCCTGGTCGGTCTCATAGCGCTCATCCAGGGCCAGCACCTCATAGCCCGCTTTTTGCAACATAATGCCAAAGTCGGCCCGGCGCGCCCCTATGTCCTCGGTGGTCCAGGCCAGGAAGACCACGGGCTTTTTGGCCTGGCCCCGGGCCTCTGCCCCCTGTGCCTGGCTGGCACCAGCCTGGTCGTTTACGAGAATAGATTCCGGATCATTCATAATCTTGGTGCAGAAGCTATGGACAGAACACGAAACGGCACAACTTCAGGCCTAAAGATACCAATTTTCTGGTAAAAGAATAGCAAGGCAGGTGTCAGCTACTTGCCCACATGTGCCCCCCTAAATATCGGCCCTGGCTGTCAAGAACGCGCTTGTTTAACATAACCGGCATGTATTGGTAGAAGAAGCGCGCTACAACCCGGCTACCTGGCCTACAGCGGCCCGGGTGTGTGGTACGGTACCCTAGCGGGCGCGTGCTTTCCGGATGGCCTCTTGCACTGCCTCAGGCAGTGCCTCGCTACCCTCCGGGTTGCCAGGCGTGCCCTGATCCTCGAGGAAGATGATGGCCTGCTTGCACACCTGCGCATGGGCCCCGTCCGGATACTCGGCCAGGTAGGCCTTGTAGAGCTTGAGTGCGAGCTCGGGGTTTTTCATCTCCACCTGGGCAATGCCGGCCATGCGGATAATTGCCTCCGGGCGGTCTTTGGCTTTTGGATATTTCTCGGCCAGGCTGTTGTAGAGGGTGAAGGCCCTGGAGTAGTCTCCCAGCCCACTGTGGTAGAGGGCAGCGGCTTCCATTAGCTGCTGGGGGGCCTGCGCGGTGCCTGGCCGCTGTGCCACCAGGGCCTCCAGGGCACGTGCCAGCTGCATCATGGCCAGCGAATCGGGCTGGGCCTTGCCCGCAGCTTGCCGTTCGCGGTTTTCTGCCAGCCGCTCACGCAGCTGCTCTACCCGGGCTTCTGGCCCGGTTTTATCCGAGCAGGCCAGCAGGCCCATGCCTAGTATACAGGCCAGTAGGACAATAGGCTTCATGTGTTGGTGATTCTAGGGAGCTAAAATAGCAAACTGACCCTCTACTTCGCCACCGTTGGCATCTTCTACGCGATAGAGATACACACCTGGCTGCACCGTTCGTCCGCTGGCATCGCGCAGGTCCCACTGCAGGCCGCCGTCGCCGTCGGTCTCTTGCAGGCGGCGGATGGGCTGCCCCAGTGCCGAATAAACCGTAACGGTGCAGCGTGCGGGCAGCTGGGCAAAGCGGCAACCCTGCACAAAATCATTGGGCCGCACAGGGTTTGGATACACATACACGCCAGCCAGGCTTTGTGCTGGCTCGTAAAAGGTAGCTGCATCGCCCTGCTGGGGCACCAGCTGCTGGCCCTGGCTGCCCTGTAGCCCGGAGAAGCGTAGCGTAACCGGGTAGCCGGCCGTGCCCAGCACCACCTGGTCTACGCGCAGCCACAGCTGGTCTGCGGCCTCCTGCCGCACTTCTACCACCGATCCGGTGGGCGATAGCAGGTACTGCGCACCCGCCAGGCTGCCCGGGGCCAGGGGGGCACTCCAGCGGATGCGGGCCGTCTTTTCGTCCAGGCGCTGGGCCGTGCGTATGTATAGCAGCTGGCTGGTATCGGGCAGGTAGATAAAGCTGAGCTGGCGAGCAGCGGGGTCCAGGCGTGCGCCCGCTGCATCAAACAGCAGGGTATCTACCTCGACTGTATGGGTGCCGCTGGCAAGGGGCCTATCCAGCTGCAGCACCACGCGGGTGCCGCTGGCCGCAATGGCCTGGCCGGGCGTAGTGCCATCGATGCGGTAATAGCCCAGGTCTGTACGGCGGGCCGCCATCTGCTGCGAGAAGGTAAGGGCTAGGGTAGTGGCATCCAGGGCCTCGGCGGCTAGCAGGCGGGGCCGGGGGTGGGTGCGCACCTCGGCCAGGTTGCTCACAGCCAGCAGGTTGCCCGCCGCGTCATAGGCCTCCAGCACATACACCCAGCTGCGCAGGCTGG encodes:
- a CDS encoding tetratricopeptide repeat protein, which encodes MKPIVLLACILGMGLLACSDKTGPEARVEQLRERLAENRERQAAGKAQPDSLAMMQLARALEALVAQRPGTAQAPQQLMEAAALYHSGLGDYSRAFTLYNSLAEKYPKAKDRPEAIIRMAGIAQVEMKNPELALKLYKAYLAEYPDGAHAQVCKQAIIFLEDQGTPGNPEGSEALPEAVQEAIRKARAR